The Campylobacter hyointestinalis subsp. hyointestinalis nucleotide sequence TGCTACGGCCGCTCTTGAGCTTGCTGCTCAATTATGCTTGTTTAAAGAAAATGATGAGATTATTGCTCCTGCGCATACATTTACATCAAGCGTGTATCCATTTTTAAAAAAAGGTGCCAAAGTTATTTGGGCTGATATAGATTTGGATTCTAGAGTTGTTACATTGGAAAATATAAAAAAATGTATTACTAAAAATACAAAAGCCATAATTGTTGTCCATCTATATGGGTTTATTGCCCCAGATATCAAACGAATTTCTGATTTTGCTAGAGAGAATAATATTTTATTAATAGAAGATGTGGCTCAAGCTATGGGAACCCAAATGGATGGAGCAAAAGCCGGTAGTTTTGGTGATTTTGGTATATTTTCATTTCATTCGCATAAAAATATTTCCACTCTTGGAGAAGGTGGAATGCTGACTGTAAAAGAAAAAAAATATGCAGATATTATTCCTATGTTACGCCATAATGGACATTGTGATTTTAAATATGCAAGAGAGCATTATTGGCAACCTGCTATGGGCGATATTGATTTGCCAAATTTGGGCGGTATAAATTTAATGCCGAATAATTATTGCCTTGGCGAAGTTGAATGCGCATTAGGAATTAAACTTCTTGATAGAATTGATGAGATGAATAAACAAAAAAGAGATAGAGCTATCAAATTTATTGATGAATTAAAATCATACAAAGATCTAGTATTTCACAGAATAAATGACGAAAGACATAATTATCATTTGTTGGTTGCTTATGTAAAGAATTCAAAAAGAGATGAGATAATGAAGAAACTTGTTTATGATAAAAAGATTAAATGCGTCGTTCAATATTATCCGTTAAATAGATATCCTCTTTATAAAAAATTAGGTTTTGGTAGAGCTGACTGCCCAAATACCGATGAGTTTTTTGATAATATGATTTCATTTCCATTTCAGCATTGGATGAGCGATGAAGACTTTAATTATATGATTAGGTCTATAAAAGAAGTTATGGAAGAGATGTATTAATGGATA carries:
- a CDS encoding DegT/DnrJ/EryC1/StrS family aminotransferase, with the protein product MEFKINFSGTGHRYTKEEIDTVVEAMQNADPLTQGYYRNEFESAFCKYNGNKFAFSVCNATAALELAAQLCLFKENDEIIAPAHTFTSSVYPFLKKGAKVIWADIDLDSRVVTLENIKKCITKNTKAIIVVHLYGFIAPDIKRISDFARENNILLIEDVAQAMGTQMDGAKAGSFGDFGIFSFHSHKNISTLGEGGMLTVKEKKYADIIPMLRHNGHCDFKYAREHYWQPAMGDIDLPNLGGINLMPNNYCLGEVECALGIKLLDRIDEMNKQKRDRAIKFIDELKSYKDLVFHRINDERHNYHLLVAYVKNSKRDEIMKKLVYDKKIKCVVQYYPLNRYPLYKKLGFGRADCPNTDEFFDNMISFPFQHWMSDEDFNYMIRSIKEVMEEMY